In one Nostoc sp. KVJ3 genomic region, the following are encoded:
- a CDS encoding GNAT family N-acetyltransferase, producing MTSLLPRNLSVVIRPVQYRDLDGIERITQESFAALTPQGAGFAISQMLMLRRWYGLLKFLSWFPNPLQYRLCAFVAEQGRMLLGMIQVSPFNRTRSTWRIDQVLLERGVDKQGIGSQLLRHCFESILEARTWLLEVNINDIEALALYRQNGFQRLAEMTYWEIEPELLAELAQAEPDLPNLLPVSNADAQLLYQLDTASMPPLVRQVFDRNTRDFKTSLFGALSDAVKQWVTKTEVISGYVFEPQRKAAIGYFQVQLDRKGEVPHVATLTVHPAYTWLYPELLSQLARITQDFPQQGLQLASSDYQAEREEYLERIGAKRIEHTLVMSRSVWHKLRESKFVSLEGIQWTDMLQGLQPARKPIPGGMSWIQPGKLPSSDKPLPIKSEPINFSVKNPSIEVSPIPESADAEPEN from the coding sequence ATGACTTCATTACTTCCCAGAAACCTCAGCGTTGTTATCCGACCAGTCCAATACCGGGATTTGGACGGGATTGAGCGCATAACTCAAGAGTCATTCGCAGCCCTTACTCCCCAGGGAGCAGGTTTTGCAATCAGTCAGATGCTCATGCTGCGTCGCTGGTATGGATTACTCAAATTTTTGAGTTGGTTCCCCAACCCGCTCCAGTATCGCCTCTGTGCTTTTGTCGCAGAGCAAGGACGGATGCTTCTAGGGATGATTCAAGTGTCACCTTTTAACCGAACACGCAGTACTTGGCGCATCGATCAAGTGCTGTTAGAGCGTGGTGTCGATAAACAAGGAATTGGTTCGCAACTTTTGCGTCATTGCTTTGAATCGATTTTGGAAGCTCGGACTTGGCTACTGGAAGTTAACATCAATGACATTGAGGCGCTGGCACTATATCGGCAAAATGGATTTCAACGTCTGGCGGAAATGACATACTGGGAAATTGAGCCAGAATTATTGGCTGAATTGGCACAAGCAGAGCCAGATTTGCCCAATCTTTTGCCAGTGAGTAATGCTGATGCCCAGTTGCTCTATCAACTAGATACGGCATCTATGCCTCCTTTAGTCCGTCAGGTTTTTGACCGCAATACCCGCGACTTTAAAACCAGTTTGTTTGGCGCTTTAAGCGATGCAGTGAAGCAATGGGTGACTAAAACAGAAGTCATCAGTGGTTACGTATTTGAACCCCAACGCAAAGCTGCCATCGGCTATTTTCAGGTGCAACTTGACCGAAAGGGGGAAGTTCCCCACGTGGCAACGTTGACGGTTCATCCTGCTTACACTTGGCTGTATCCAGAATTGTTATCTCAACTGGCTCGGATTACCCAAGATTTTCCCCAGCAAGGGTTACAATTAGCCTCCTCTGACTATCAAGCAGAGCGAGAAGAGTATTTGGAGCGAATTGGGGCAAAACGCATAGAACATACATTAGTGATGTCTCGTTCTGTGTGGCATAAGCTACGGGAGTCTAAATTCGTCTCATTAGAAGGAATTCAGTGGACTGATATGCTGCAAGGGTTACAACCGGCACGCAAACCTATACCAGGTGGGATGTCATGGATACAACCAGGAAAGCTACCATCCTCAGATAAACCACTACCAATTAAGTCAGAACCAATTAACTTTTCGGTAAAAAACCCTAGCATAGAAGTATCGCCGATTCCTGAATCAGCAGATGCAGAGCCGGAGAATTAG
- a CDS encoding DUF3727 domain-containing protein, with amino-acid sequence MFSPPFPEENDNAHTSSITLTDDKGRSLECYVEHSLEVDGQEYVLLLPVDSPVEIFSWEGDDEEEEAVLVEDDNIIEQIFANAQAVLSEQNLILKNTAYALTVAGDLPPVEESELFTLEIEDEEADLDPEQLQLLASFYDEDQEYAIYTPLDPLLFFARIAKTGEPELLSPEEFRQVQPLLEEHLFNEVE; translated from the coding sequence ATGTTTTCCCCTCCATTTCCTGAAGAAAATGATAACGCTCATACCAGTTCCATCACTTTAACCGATGACAAAGGGCGATCGCTCGAATGTTATGTAGAGCATTCCCTTGAGGTAGATGGACAAGAATACGTTTTACTGCTTCCTGTAGACTCACCTGTAGAGATTTTTTCTTGGGAAGGTGACGATGAGGAAGAAGAAGCGGTTCTGGTAGAAGACGACAACATCATTGAGCAAATTTTTGCTAATGCTCAAGCTGTACTATCCGAGCAGAATCTGATATTGAAAAACACAGCTTATGCTTTGACAGTGGCAGGTGATTTACCGCCTGTTGAAGAATCAGAACTCTTTACCTTAGAAATCGAAGACGAAGAGGCCGATTTAGATCCAGAGCAATTACAGCTACTCGCTAGCTTCTATGATGAAGATCAGGAGTATGCAATTTATACACCCCTCGATCCCCTATTATTTTTTGCACGGATTGCGAAAACAGGTGAACCGGAATTACTTTCCCCAGAGGAATTTCGCCAAGTGCAACCTCTGTTAGAGGAACATCTTTTTAATGAAGTAGAATAA
- a CDS encoding YqeG family HAD IIIA-type phosphatase: MAWNNLLQPDLILEGSVLNLTPDIIQKYGLKGLVLDVDETLVPFTVGMASPELREWVEQIRACTALCLVSNNLSEARIGGIARSLNLPYYLGAAKPSRRKIRAAVRTMDLPVHQVGMVGDRLFTDVIAGNRLGMFTILVEPIVHADAALRSHPIRNFEVWVSEILGASITPKKSKIHKT, from the coding sequence ATGGCGTGGAACAATCTTTTGCAACCTGATTTGATTTTAGAAGGTTCAGTATTGAACCTAACACCAGATATTATCCAAAAATACGGACTGAAGGGGCTGGTATTGGATGTAGATGAAACTTTAGTACCCTTTACAGTCGGGATGGCTTCGCCAGAACTACGAGAGTGGGTAGAGCAAATTCGCGCCTGTACTGCATTGTGTTTGGTGAGCAACAACCTGAGTGAAGCAAGAATTGGGGGAATTGCGCGATCGCTCAATTTACCCTACTATTTAGGTGCAGCCAAGCCTTCTCGACGCAAAATTAGGGCAGCAGTCAGGACAATGGATCTACCAGTGCATCAAGTGGGGATGGTAGGCGATCGCTTATTTACCGATGTCATAGCTGGTAATCGTCTGGGGATGTTTACCATTTTAGTTGAACCCATTGTCCACGCCGATGCAGCTTTGCGTTCTCATCCCATCCGCAACTTTGAAGTTTGGGTATCCGAAATTTTGGGAGCCTCTATTACCCCTAAGAAAAGCAAGATTCACAAAACTTGA
- the ruvX gene encoding Holliday junction resolvase RuvX gives MISQEQPKPFISALGLDFGRKRIGVAGCDRTGLIATGITTIERTSFEQDVEQIRQIVNEREVQILVMGLPYSMDGSIGFQARQVQKFTTRLTKALKLPVEYVDERLTSYQAEQLLIAENRSPSRHKGLIDRKAAALILQQWLDVKRASSGSSVAAIEY, from the coding sequence GTGATATCCCAGGAGCAGCCAAAACCGTTTATTTCAGCGTTGGGACTAGATTTTGGTCGCAAGCGCATTGGTGTGGCTGGGTGCGATCGCACGGGTTTAATTGCCACTGGGATCACTACAATTGAGCGCACATCTTTTGAGCAGGATGTCGAGCAAATCCGGCAAATAGTTAATGAACGCGAGGTGCAAATTCTAGTTATGGGCTTACCTTATTCAATGGATGGCTCAATAGGATTTCAGGCGCGTCAAGTTCAGAAATTTACTACAAGACTTACTAAAGCCTTAAAACTGCCCGTGGAATATGTGGATGAGCGATTAACTTCATATCAAGCAGAGCAACTGCTGATAGCTGAGAACCGCTCCCCGTCACGCCATAAAGGTTTGATTGACCGCAAGGCAGCCGCTTTAATATTGCAACAATGGCTAGATGTTAAGCGTGCTAGTTCTGGCAGTTCGGTGGCGGCAATTGAATATTGA
- the proB gene encoding glutamate 5-kinase, which produces MPLTIVVKIGTSSLTQPETGQLALSTIATLAETLCHLRSQGHRVILVSSGAVGVGCARLGLTERPKAIALKQAVAAVGQGRLIRIYDDLFTTLQQAIAQVLLTRSDLVQRSRYLNAYNTFQELLGLGVIPIVNENDTVAIDELKFGDNDTLSALVASLVEADWLFLLTDVDRLYSADPRSVPDARPIALVSSIKELAELQIQTGSQGSQWGTGGMLTKISAARIAIAAGVRTVITQGRFPRNIEKIIQGELIGTHFEPQPEPTSARKRWIAYGLLPAGKLYLDEGAIAAISLGGKSLLAAGIKAVEGEFDTQDAVQLCDSNSNEIARGLVNYNSNDLQKIRGCHSREIPTILGYAGVETVIHRDNLVLT; this is translated from the coding sequence ATGCCACTAACAATTGTTGTCAAAATCGGTACTTCTAGCCTAACTCAACCAGAAACGGGACAATTAGCACTTTCTACCATCGCTACTTTAGCAGAAACACTCTGCCATTTGAGAAGCCAAGGACATCGGGTAATTTTGGTTTCTTCTGGGGCTGTGGGCGTGGGTTGTGCGCGGTTGGGCTTAACTGAACGTCCGAAAGCGATCGCACTCAAACAAGCTGTAGCAGCAGTTGGACAAGGACGATTAATCCGTATATATGATGATTTATTTACTACTCTGCAACAAGCGATCGCTCAAGTATTATTGACTCGCAGCGACTTAGTACAACGTAGCCGCTATCTTAACGCCTACAATACTTTTCAGGAATTACTGGGACTGGGAGTGATCCCCATAGTCAATGAAAATGATACTGTAGCAATAGACGAACTAAAATTTGGTGATAATGATACCCTTTCGGCATTGGTTGCTAGCTTAGTAGAAGCAGATTGGTTATTTTTACTTACCGATGTAGATCGCCTCTACTCAGCCGATCCCCGTTCAGTGCCAGATGCTCGACCGATCGCTTTAGTTAGTAGCATTAAAGAATTAGCTGAATTACAAATACAAACAGGTTCCCAAGGTTCTCAGTGGGGAACTGGGGGGATGCTGACAAAAATTTCGGCGGCAAGAATTGCGATCGCGGCGGGAGTGCGGACTGTAATTACTCAAGGGCGATTTCCCCGGAATATCGAAAAAATTATTCAAGGTGAACTGATTGGGACGCATTTTGAACCGCAACCAGAACCAACTTCAGCGCGTAAACGTTGGATAGCTTACGGACTTTTACCTGCGGGTAAATTGTATTTAGATGAAGGTGCGATCGCGGCAATTTCTCTAGGGGGAAAATCGTTATTAGCTGCTGGAATTAAGGCAGTAGAAGGAGAGTTTGACACACAAGATGCGGTGCAATTGTGTGATAGCAACAGTAACGAAATTGCTAGAGGACTTGTGAATTACAACAGCAACGATCTGCAAAAGATTCGCGGTTGTCATTCACGAGAAATTCCCACAATTTTAGGCTATGCCGGTGTAGAAACAGTAATTCACCGAGATAATTTAGTTTTGACTTAA
- a CDS encoding Uma2 family endonuclease codes for MTQTLENAINLPEEQRFFRHGLTWEQFKAIQASFENVPGVRLFYCDGFLEIVTIGKPHEAIRCLIAALLITYFEVKGIEFFPSGSFSQIIPNILEYQADLSYCFGTDKSIPDLCIEVVITSGSPIKLQKYKLMGVPEVWFWEDGTIEVYCLREQQYDKVVKSEFLGELDLPLVNRCLLLSSPLEAIREFRQNIQQ; via the coding sequence ATGACTCAAACGTTAGAAAATGCTATTAACTTACCAGAAGAACAACGCTTTTTCCGGCATGGATTAACTTGGGAACAGTTTAAAGCAATTCAAGCCAGCTTTGAAAATGTACCAGGTGTGCGGCTGTTTTATTGTGATGGATTCTTAGAAATAGTGACAATTGGTAAGCCTCATGAGGCGATTAGGTGTTTAATTGCTGCACTATTAATTACTTACTTTGAAGTCAAAGGGATTGAATTTTTCCCTAGTGGGAGTTTTAGCCAGATTATTCCCAATATACTAGAATACCAAGCAGATTTATCTTATTGCTTTGGAACCGACAAATCTATACCAGACTTGTGTATTGAAGTGGTGATTACTAGCGGTAGCCCCATCAAGTTACAAAAGTACAAATTAATGGGAGTTCCAGAAGTTTGGTTTTGGGAAGATGGCACAATTGAAGTCTACTGCTTACGAGAACAACAATATGACAAAGTTGTTAAAAGTGAGTTTCTAGGAGAATTAGATTTACCACTGGTGAATCGTTGTCTTTTGTTGTCATCTCCCTTGGAAGCGATTAGAGAGTTTCGTCAAAATATTCAACAGTAA
- a CDS encoding RMD1 family protein: MQKLLFSDRDRFRAQALFLGEDIHLHTLENYVCLATMPLMVTVGEHGCAVLLDYGAVVLFNLEPVEKIAFLTKLSSQVTDSFADPETEEVEIHLNIAESERVREGKILLHEFSVERLQIVADILAKSVVLSHYETSLASVFDQIEPFAASLQRENRGRKQSRELLRQLGTTLLVQHKIVGRVEIIDKPELLWESPQLENLYLRLEDEYEIRERHNALERKLELITQTAQTVLEFMQHSSSQRVEWYVVILIVVEILLSLYDIVFKG, from the coding sequence ATGCAAAAACTCCTTTTTAGTGACAGAGATAGATTTAGAGCGCAAGCCCTATTCCTTGGTGAGGATATTCACTTACATACGTTGGAGAATTACGTTTGCTTGGCGACTATGCCACTAATGGTTACAGTCGGTGAACATGGCTGTGCAGTACTGCTAGACTATGGCGCAGTTGTTCTGTTTAACCTTGAACCTGTAGAAAAAATAGCCTTTCTGACCAAACTATCCTCTCAAGTTACTGACTCTTTTGCCGATCCCGAAACAGAAGAGGTAGAAATTCATCTCAATATTGCGGAGAGTGAAAGAGTTAGGGAAGGAAAAATTTTGCTGCATGAATTTAGTGTAGAACGCTTGCAGATAGTGGCTGATATCCTCGCTAAAAGTGTTGTGCTGTCTCATTATGAAACTAGCCTCGCGTCCGTATTCGATCAAATTGAACCATTTGCAGCTAGTCTCCAGCGCGAAAACCGAGGAAGAAAGCAGAGTCGGGAATTACTCCGTCAACTTGGGACTACGCTATTAGTTCAACATAAGATTGTAGGTCGAGTAGAGATTATTGATAAGCCAGAATTGCTCTGGGAATCCCCACAGCTAGAAAACTTATATCTCCGCTTAGAGGATGAATATGAAATCCGTGAGCGTCACAATGCCTTGGAACGCAAGCTAGAGCTAATAACCCAAACCGCACAAACAGTCCTGGAGTTCATGCAGCATAGCAGTAGCCAGCGAGTAGAGTGGTATGTGGTGATTCTGATTGTGGTGGAGATTCTGCTGTCACTGTACGACATCGTTTTCAAAGGCTAA